The genomic stretch TAAACGGAATAAGGTTCTCGGCTACATTTTCACTTTCCAGTTCACCTTTGGTTTTCCCTTTCATTAAGGCTTCGGTTTGCGCAAAAAAGTTGGACATCAACTTTTGGTGATGATCTGGTTTGTCATAATTTGACTGGGCAAAACCTATAAAGTCGCATGGAATGAGTCGGGTTCCTTGATGGATTAGTTGAAAGAAAGCATGCTGACCATTTGTTCCAGGTTGCCCCCAAATAATAGGTCCTGTTTGATAGTCGATTTTCTTCCCATTTCTATCTACACTTTTGCCATTACTTTCCATATTCCCTTGTTGGAAATATGCAGCAAATCGATGCATATTTTGATTGTAGGGAATTATTGCCTCTGATTCACTATTCCAAAAGTTAGTGTACCAAATGCCAATGGCCGCCATTAGTACAGGAGCATTTTCATGAAAACTTGCTGTTGTGAAATGTTTGTCCATTTCAAAAGCTCCTTTAAGTAAGGCTTCAAAATTTTCATATCCTAAACCACAGCAAAGTGAAAGACCGATAGGAGACCAAAGTGAGTACCTTCCTCCAACCCAATCCCAAAAGCCAAACATGTTTTCTATGTCAATACCAAAGTCTTCAACAGCGGTTTGGTTAGTGCTTACAGCCACAAAGTGTTTTGATACATCGGATTGTTTCCCTCCATTTTGCAAAAACCAAACCTTTGCGCTATTGGCATTAGTCATGGTTTCTTGGGTGGTAAAGGTTTTGGAGGCAATTATAAAAAGTGTGGTCTCGGGATTTAGATTTTTAATCTTCTCGAACAAATGAGCTGCATCCACATTAGAGACGAAGTGGCAAGCAATATGATTAATTTGATATGGGCTGAGCGCGTCATATACCATGGATGGTCCAAGACTTGATCCACCGATTCCAATATTTACAATATCCGAGATTTTTTTATCGGAATAACCTTTCCACTCACCACTAATTATCCTTTTTGAAAAGGATTTCATCTTATCACGAAGGGCCTGTACCTCAGGCATAACGTCTACTCTGTCAACTATTATGGGTTGGGCATCAAAATTGCGTAATGCTGTGTGCAAAACGGCACGACCTTCCGTTTCATTGATTTTTTTTCCTTCAAATTGTGCTTTGATAGCTTCGGGCAAACCGCACTCATCAAAGAGTTCTTTTAGGAGTTTTAGCGTTTTTTTGGTGATAATATTCTTAGAGAAGTCAAATAGAATGCCTTCAGCTTCCAAAGAAAATTCCTTGAAACGGATAGAATCATTAAGGAACCAATCGCGCATGTGCTGAGTAGATAACTCAGATTGGTGGTCCTTAAGCTGTTGCCAAACGTTAGTTTGTGTAGGGTTAGTTCTTGGTAGCATAAATAGCACTATTTTCGCAAAAATAGTTTTTGATTGTGAACGGAATCGAAATCATACAGGGATAAATATTATTAAATTTTTTAGAATGAGCAGTACAATTGCTACAGTTAGATTTCCTCGACCGAATAAAGAATCGTTTAGAACCATCCTTTCTAAGCGTGTGAAGGAATATTTTGAGGAGAATGAAATCTCAAGCAAAGCGAATGGAAAAATGGTTATTAAGACCATTGGAATGTTGTCTTTGTATTTTGTTCCTTACATATTAATGTTAACCTTAAACCCTGGTGTTTGGGGTGTTTTGGGGCTCTTTTTTATTATGGGCTTCGGTATGTCAGGTATCGGAATGGGCGTAATGCACGATGCTATCCATGGAGCTTATGCTTCTAACAGACATGTAAATCGTTGGTTGGGCGCAACTATCTATTTGATTAGCGGAAACGCAGCAAACTGGAGAGTGCAACATAATATACTTCACCACACATTTACCAATATAGAAGGAATGGATGAGGATATGGAAAGCTCAGGTCTTATTAGAATGCATCCTTCTCAGGAATGGAAAAAGATGCACAAGTTTCAGGTTTGGTATACTCCTTTAGTGTATGGTATACTTACGTTAAATTGGGTTACGGCAAAAGATTTTAAGCAACTTATAAAATACTACAAGCGTGGTGTAGGTGGTCATTCTGCTGAAAGCATAAAGAAGGAGTGGGTAATTTTGATCTTCACGAAGATTCTTTACTTCACATTATTTATGGCGCTTCCACTTATATTGGTGCCGGTTGCATGGTACTGGATTATTCTGGGATTTGTAATTATGCACGTTACTTCAGGTATCATTTTGAGCTTTGTATTTCAGCTAGCCCACATGGTAGAAGGTGTAGAAAACATGCCTATGCCAGAGAATGGAATGGCCGAAGATGAATGGATGGAGCACCAGTTGAGAACAACAGCAGATTTCGCTAGAGGTAATAAACTTATCAATTGGTACGTAGGTGGATTGAACTATCAAGTGGAGCACCATTTGTTCCCCACTATTTGTCATATTCACTACCCAGCTATTTCTGAAATAGTGAAGAAAACGGCAGCCGAGTTTGACTTGCCGTATAAAGAATATAGAAGATTATCAGATGCATTAGGAGCGCATATGCGCCACCTTGCAGCTATGGCTCAAGAGCCAAAAATGGCTTAGCCATTTACAGCTTCCACGGTACGAATCTGTCCCGGAAGCATTTCTTGTAGTAAGTTCTGGATGCCTTGTTTCAATGTCATAGTTGAAGAAGGGCATCCGGAGCATGCTCCCTGAAGCAGAACTTTCACTGCGCCATCCTCATACTTTAAGAATTTAATGTTACCACCATCTGAAGCTACAGCTGGTTTAACGTACTCATCAAGAAGAGAGGCGATTTTCTTTTCAATTTCCTCCCATTCAGCAGGGTCTTTTTCGTCTGGATGGGCTACGCTGCTTGAGCTTTCTGAAGTTCCAGCTTCAGTGCTGTCTTCAGCTTGAGCCGAATAACTTGCGCTAAGCACTTCATTGCCGTTGGCTAAAAATTCTCTCAGCATTTCACGAACCTCCATGGTTACATCTTCCCACTCTACGATGTCATATTTTGTAATGGCCACATAATTGCCAGAAATGAATACCTCTTTCACAAAAGGGAAGTGGAAAAGTTTTACAGCTAGAGGTGAAGGTTGTGCTTCCTCAATATTTTTGAACTCTACCATATCTTGCTCAATAAGCCTCTTGTTGGCTACAAACTTCAATACAGCAGGGTTTGGAGTCATTTCTCCGTAAATGCTTACTGGCACCTTTTTCATTTCTTCCATGGCAAATAATTTTTGCAAAGATACAAGGCAATAGTTGCATCGAGCATTCTAATTACTTTTGTTTGACAATTCATAAGAATAATCAATAATGGCGATAGTAAAAGAAGTAAACGGCAAGAGACCAACAATGGGTAAGGACTGTTTTATAGCAGAAAATGCAACCCTACTTGGTGATATTCAAATGGGTGATGAGTGCAGTATTTGGTATGGAGCGGTGGTTCGTGGTGACGTGCATTATGTGAAAATGGGAAACAAAGTGAACGTTCAGGATAATGCGACCTTGCATTGTACCTACCAAAAGCATCCTCTTAATATTGGTAATAATGTTTCCATCGGGCACAATGCTATTGCACATGGTTGCACCATTCATGATAATGTACTGATAGGAATGGGCGCGATAGTGATGGATGCTTGTGTTGTAGAAAGCAATTCAATAGTCGCTGCTGGGGCCGTGGTGTTGGAAGGCACACACATTGAATCGGGAAGCATTTATGCAGGAGTGCCTGCCAAAAAAGTAAAGGACATTACCCCTGAGCTAATTTCTGGTGAGATTGACCGTATAGCCAATAACTATGTAATGTATAGTGGTTGGCTTAAATAGGTTACTCTAATACCCTTAGTGCCGTTTCTAAAATATCGTCCTTGCCTTCGGCCATTCGCGCTTCAGTATTGTGTGCTACTACATCAGGGGGGATACCCATTTCTATGTCATAATAGGAATTAGCGTCAATAGGGATAAGTGAGCGAGTTGCCGAGAAGCGGTAGGTCCATCCATTAGGCAATTCGCTATCTACAGGAATTCCACCGCCACCACCGGTTTGATCTCCTATTAAAGTGATATTATCAAATGGATACAATATAGCCGCAAAGGTATTGGTGGCAGAATAGCATCGCCTGTTGATGAGTACGGCTACCTCGCCATCATAGTGAGCGTAGGAGGTGGCTGGTCTTAATGTGTAGCTTAAAGAATTGCCAAAATCATCACGGCCAGGGCCCATTTTCTCAGAGGTGATAAGCACTTGCTTTTCAGAGTCAATTAGACTTTGTGCCAAAATAAAGGCATTATTTAGTACACCTCCTCCGTTATTACGCACATCAAAAATTAGCCCTTTGGTCCCTTTCATATAGTTGATTGCAGCATTCAAATTTTCTACACTAAACCCAGAGGAAAAGCTTTCATAATAAATATACCCTATAGAGTCGATAATGGTGTATTTCAAACCACCTGCAATACGATAGTCATCTTTGAGGTAGTTGCGCTCCAATACTTCGTAATCAAAATTGTCAGGAAATCCCAAGTACCAATTCCAGTTTCTGCTTAGGTTAAATGGTGATACTAAATTCACGTGACCGTCTTCCAGGTCGTAAAGCATACTGTCCATTATGGTAAATAAATCAGTGTTGCTTATATCGTCAGTTACCATTGGTTCGTAGTGGTTTCGGATACTGTCCCAATTGATGTTTTTCAATCCCAAAAAGCTGTATTTCTCATTTATGGTATTCCACAAAATGTCAAAATTTTCTTGAGGGTTATCCGCGGGGTTGTCATCCATCATCATTTTTTCGCATGAAGCGAAAAGTGGAAGCAACAATAGAAGTATATACTTTTTCAAAACTTAAATACGGTTGAGATGGATAATTGATGTGTGGCAATCTGCACCTTGTTTAGTAGGTCTAGTTGAGAGTAATCCCAGTTATAGCTAAGGCGCAGTTGATTCCCGCCTTTCAAAGTCCATATTAGGTCTGCCCTGGAGTCGATTGTATAGTAATCTCCCCAAAAGGCAAATCCCTTGTTGCTAATCTGTTCATTAAGAAAAGGTTTTACATAACCAGGCCGGAGGTAATATGTGCCAAAAGGTAAACCTAGTTGATAGTTAAATGTAAAGTTTTTGCTGAAAAACTCAAATGGCTTTTGCACTGAGATGATAGGTCCAAAGGAAAATAAGCCTGTGTAGTTCACACTACTATTTCCGTAGCGACTGTGTTCGCGATAGTCCCAAGTGTTGTGGGAAAGAATACCAGCAAAAATCGTCCAATCATTTTTGGTGTAAATGCGCCTTGACAGATGATATGTGGCACGACCCAGAATTGTGAGTGTATTTCTATACCCACTTTCAGGGTTTACATCAGGGTATTGTTGACCCGCAAGACCTGCAATGTCAAGCATACTGATCCACTTTTCATTTTGGTAATAATAACCGATGCCAATTCGGCCTAAATTTCCGGAGTAACTAACTGGAGAAAGAGATACATCTTTTACTGTTTCAAAACCATAGCCCAAACTAAAAGGCATGTAGTGGCCTGCGGGCTGAGCTTTGACGATAAGACAGAAAAAGGTAAATGTGAAAGTGAGGAATAATGTCTTCAATTACAGGTGTCTAAGATTATGGCAACGAATATAATCTTAAAATGGAAATCCGAGAAAATGGTTTCGATTAACGGATAACTACAACGGTACCTTGATTCTTAAACTCTTCAATTTCTTGAGATCCTTGAAGGGTTTTTACTTTAGCATAAGCGGCCCACATGTACACTCCCTGTAGTACTTCTTTACCGTCAGCGGTGCCATCCCAAGCAGTGCCTTTTTCCATTGAGTTAGTCTCATAAATAAGGCGCCCCCAGCGATCAAATATTTTCATATTGAATTCGAGCACTTGGCAATTTTCGCCATGCTTTACTTCAAATAGGTCATTAATATTATCTCCATTGGGAGTAAAAGCATTGGGGATAAATACATTACAAAACATTGTACTCCCCGCAGAATTTAGATTGGGAGTTGAAATTCCTTTTTGCGCAGAAGCTTGATTAAAGCTAAGTGTGAGCGTAGTTATAAAGGCGAGTATGTATCCTAGGCGTTTCATAGTATGGTAACAAATATAGACAAATACTCTATAAAAACTGTACCACTGCTTTAAGGACAGGGAGGTACTTATTAAAGGGTGCTTGTGACCTACTTTGCGATGAGTAAGTCAAATTTAATGCAATACGCGGTAGAGCGAATTTTCTATTTTCCACCCTCATCATCTTCCTCTCCAAACAGATCAAACTGAATGCCCGAGTCATCTTCTTTAGTCTCTTTTTCTTCTTTCTGAAAAATTTGCTTCAACTCCTGTTTCTGATTTTTTAAATCCTGATTGATGGACTTGCTAATGTTTTTGCGGTCAAGTGTGATGGAAGGGTCATCCACGGACCCCGTCATTTTGATGTAAATATTAGGATCGTCATCGCCTTCTACTACGGTTAGGTGGCTGTCAAATTCGGATTGCTTCCTTTTTTTCTTCCTGCTATTAAAAAGTACATCAGATAGTTTTAATCTAATAGAATAGTTAATAGTATTGTCAAAACCATGGCTACCCTCTATTCCCATATCCAATACGTTGCTGCTAATGTTCATTTTTGGAATGATGATTTGAGAATTGCGAATACTTATATTGTTTTCAAGTTTGGCAAAATGAACATCACGTAATTCATCAATTGAGGCGAAGTCTGATAGTGCAAGTAGAGGGTCAAAGTTCTTGAGGTTTCCATTCTGAATTTCAAGATTTGAGGTCATCTCGATAGTAGAGATATCAATCTCTAGGGAGGGAGCCATTTTTGAAAGATACTGTACACTTAAGTTAGCTGTGCCATATAAGTTATCAGAGGCAATCACGGTTTGTCCAAAGTTTTTGAAGCTTTCAAATAACTTGTGAATATCTATGCTTTTTCCATTTAAGCTAGCTGCCAATATGTACATCTGCAGGTTTCGCGTGTCGATGGTAAACTGCCCATTATATGATCCGTCATTGGCATTGAGTAAAATGTCTTTTCCTCTTATCACACCACCTTTTACTTGAAGTTGTCCCTGTATTCCTGTCGCATCAAAGTTTTCAAAATGAAATTTATCCACTTTAAGGTCTAAATCAAGGTCTAGGTTTTTTACAAAGCTCACATCATAGTCATCGTCTGCATTTTTTGATTTGCTTGTTCCCAAAAGGAAGTCTTCCATATTTAGCTCTTTGGAGCGAACACGGGTGTCTATGCGTAATCGTTGATCTTTGAAGTAAATGAAGTTTAACACGTTGGCAAATGTTCCTTCCAGAAATATATCAGACTGCCCCGTTTTGAACGAGAAGCTATTTACCCGAAGGTCATTGCCCGCAAATGCAAGGTTTCCATTTAGGTTTTCAATTTTTTTGTCCGCACCTTTAAAAGCGAAAGAAATATTTTCCAGACCCAATTTTCCGCTGGCTTTTGCCCGTTTCAGTTCTTCTGGTTTTATGTTGGTCAATGATTTGAATTTGTTTTCAAAATGGAGATCAACAATGGCCTTTCCTGAAGCTTCCGTAATAGTGTCAATAGGAACAAAAATCAACCATTCGCTAATGTCCAGGTCGCTTTTTAAGTTGAGAATAATTCCTGGTTGAGTAAGATCATTTATGTCTAGTGTTCCTGATATTTTTCCGGTTTTACCTTCTGCTGAAAATTCAGAAATATGTAGATGATCTCTATTGTTTTTCAGGGTGTAAACCCCACGAGAATTAACTTTCGAAATGCTGCTTTTTTGAATTCCTGTTAAGAGGGCATCTTTGGTGCTAAAGGCCACATTTAGATGTGGTTTTTGGTTAGTTTCAAAAATTCCGGTAAAATCTACACTACCTCGCCCTGTGATTGTGATAGTAGGGTGTGAATACCATGATTGTTGTTTTGTTAAAGCTTGTAATTCTTTTAAGTTCCCATTGCTTAAAGAAGCTTTTATGGTAGTTTTTTCTTCAACTATGGACGTGCTAAAGCTTATGTTTTGGTTGTCAAGTTTTAGAACTCCATTGGTAATGCTGAGGCTTTGTTCGGAGCTATCTAGATTTCCCGATAAGGTGAAATAAGGGCGTGCATTTAACTGACTTATGTAGGTGCTATCATTGTAAGATAGAGAGTGAATTTTAAGCTCACCTTCATTGGTAATGCTAAAATTTTTTGGTGTGAAAGTTCCTTTTAGTGTTAGCGAAGAAATATGACCGCGCGTTACTAGGTTTGCAGATCCTTCAGTTTGCAGAGCTTTAAAGTTTTTGAAATTTACTTGCTCAAGTGTAAAGACAGAAGACGAACTGCTGGAGGTGTCTTTTTTCCAAATTTCATAATTAGGCTTTCCATTTGCCGGTCGTAAAATATGTAGAGTACCATCACTAAGTGAAATTTGGCGTATGCTTAAATCATCAGAAATAGCATTCCAGAGATCAAACTCAAAGTACATTTCTTTGGCATAAAGTAAGGTGTCTTGCTCGCTGGCCTGAGCTCCCCTGCAGTATACATTTGTGAATTTAAGCGAAGCATAAGGGAATTTGCGAAGCGAGACGTCAATGTCTTCTACATCAACAGGCACATCCAAAAGCTTATTGGCCTCTGTTAGCACGACAGATTGAATTCTATCGCGATTAGCATAAAGCACAGCAGCGAAGGCAATAATTAAAAGAAGAAAAAGGCCCAGGGCCCAAATAAGAAGACGAAAAATCTTTTTCTTCATGAGTAAAGTAAATGCTTGTTTAAATAGTGAACGTTGAGAGTTGGAAGTAAGTTTATTTTAGATGAATTAAAAAAGCCTCCATGTGTGTGGAGGCTTGTAAAAATGAACTGGCAACTCGATTAACCTTTGTTAACTGAGTAACCATGTTTTTTAAGAAACTCAATTTTTTCAGCAATCACCTTTTTAGAACGCTTCTTCATTTCTTTCTCAATTCCCTTAGTCAATCCATCCAATTCTTCTTCGGATAGTTTTCCTAAAAATTGACTTGCAAACAACGCCTTTAGGGTTTTATTGTTATTCTGATTTTCTCTAATGGTGCTGACTAAAACACCAGGGGTTACTTTTCCTTTTGCCATTTGTGTGTGATTTTAAAAACTAATTGTAATTCTTCTTAACAAAAATAGTACAATAAATTTAAGATAAAATCTACTAACTATTTCATCCTTAAAAAGTTCACTTCTTTTGGACTTAGTTTTCTCCACTGTCCTCTATTCAAAGTCTTCTTTGTTAATCCTGCAAAGTACACTCTATCAAGCTTTACCACCTCATATCCAAGGTGTTCAAATATTCTTCTTACAATTCTATTACGTCCACTATGAAGAGTTACCCCTACGTTATGGTGCCCTTTTCCTTCGATGAATGAAATCTCATCAACCTGAATTGGGCCATCTTCTAGTGTTAATCCAGACTGAATTTTAGAGAAGTCTGCATTAGTAAGTTTGTTATCCAGAGTTACTTGATAGATTTTTCGAGCACCACTTGAAGGGTGCATTAAAGTGGCCGCCATGTCACCATCATTGGTAAACAAAAGCACTCCGGTAGTTTTTCGGTCAAGTCTTCCTACTGGGTAAAGTCTCTCTGGGCCCGCGTTTGCGATAAGCTCCATTACGGTTTTACGCGCGTGAGGGTCATCCATAGTGGTGATAAAACCTTTTGGTTTATTGAGCACTAGGTATACTTTCTTCTCTTCACGAAGCATTTCGCCATTAAAGCTTACTTCGTCACCAGGCTTCACTTTGTAGCCCATTTCGGTCACTACTTTGCCGTTTACTTCTACGGTTCCAGCTTTTATTAGGTTGTCAGCTTCACGTCTGGAAGCAACACCAGCAGTAGCTAGATATTTATTGAGGCGAATAAGATCGGAACCTTCGCCTGCTGGCTTGGGAGCAGCTGGTGCTTGTGGCTTTGTATTTTTACGTGGCTTGCTAAAGCGTGGCTTTTTTGCACTGTCCGGGCGTGAATTTGTTTTACGTCCTGGCCCTTTCTTTCCTCTGTTCATCGATCAATAAAATTTTCGCAAAAGTACAGAGAATTAGCACGCAAGGTCAAGGGTAGAATGCTTCAGGAATATGTTCGAGTAAAAACTTGGGTTCAATGACAATTGAAATGATGTCGAAGCGTGTGTCTTTGTTGGTGGGAAAAAGCTCCAAATAGCGATTGGCGGCACGTATCAGGTGTTTTTGTTTCGCTTTGCTCACGAATTCTTCCGGGCTTCCAAAGGCATCATTGCTTCTGGTTTTTACCTCTACCATCACAATCCACTCATCATTTTCGGCAATTATGTCTATTTCAGCTTTCACAAAACGCCAATTACGCTCCTTTATCCGGTAGCCCTTTTTTATTAAAAAGTTTACCGCTTCATCTTCACCTCGTGCTCCAAGTTCGTTGTGATCAGCCATAGGCTAAAAGTACAAACTTGAATTTTCTGAAACATTAAGCTTTACTTCTCTGCCCATTATCAAAGAGCGGTTATCTGCTACATGACCAGCCGGAAAACCAAAGCAAACTGGAAAATCATATTCAGCAAAGTGATCTCGGATTATCTCATCAGCTGTTTTTCCAAAAGGAATAGTGTTGTCATTCATGTCGCTCATGCCGCCAACAATCACTCCAGCTAAATTTTCAAAATACCCGTTTCGCTTCAGGTTGTACATCATCCTATCAATATGATATAGATACTCATCTAGGTCTTCTATAAATAAAATAGCCCCCTCAGTTTGCAAAGCTGTGTTTGATCCGGTTTGGCTGTAAAGCATGGATAGGTTTCCACCATTAAGTTTTCCTTCAGCTACACCTTTCTTATTATAAGGATGTGATTCGAAATTATATGCAAGAGATTTCCCCATAAGAGCGTCAAACAAACCATCCAGAGCTTCGGGCGTGTTGGTGGTAAAGTTTACCGGCATGGTGCTGTGCAAAGATTCGACACCAAGATTACAAAGCTTATTGTGTAAAACAGTTACATCACTGTATCCACAAATCCACTTTGGAGAATTTGCAAATCGACTAAAATCTACTTTGTCAATAATGCGCACTGTGCCATAACCACCGCGAGCGCATAGTATAGCTTTCACTTTAGGATTGTCCATGCAGTCCTGTAAGTCTTCGGCTCTTTGGGTATCGCTTCCGCTAAATTGATTTTCTTCTTCAAACAAATTTTTGCCAAAAAGAACCTTGAATCCGCGTTTGGTTATTTCCGCTACAGCGGGCTCCAATTCTTCTCTCGAAATTTTGCGAGCGGTAGATATTATGGCAATGGTATCGCCTGATTTTAATGCAGGAGGTGTGATCAACGGCTAGCGTTTTCTAATTTTCTACGATACTGCTGGATGGTGTTTTCCAAACCAAAATATAGCGCGTCAGAAATCAAAGCATGACCTATAGATACTTCTAACAGTCCGGGCACATTTGCTGCGAAGTACTCCAGATTTTCTAAACTCAAATCATGACCAGCATTAACACCAAGACCTAAACTGTTGGCGATTTCTGCCGCATAGGTATAGGGTGCTACAGCGTTTTCAGGGTCTCGGCTATAGCCATTGGCGTAGTCTTCAGTATAAAGTTCTATTCTATCAGCGCCCAAATCTGCAGCGCCTTGAATATAATCTTCGTTGCACTCAATAAATAAGGATACACGAATGTCATTTTCTTTAAAAGTAGCGATTACGTCTTTCAGCATTTCTGCATGAGCGATTGTGTCCCAGCCTGCATTGGAGGTAAGTACATCGGGCCCATCGGGAACTAAAGTTACCTGTGTAGGTTTATTATCAAGTACTAACTTGATGAAGTCTTCGGATGGGTAACCCTCAATGTTGTACTCGGTGGTTACAATTTTTTTAAGGTCATATACGTCATTATAACGTATGTGTCTTTCGTCAGGTCGGGGGTGAATGGTGATGCCTTGTGCTCCAAAGGATTCACAATCGGTGGCAACCTGTACCAGGTTTGGCACATCGCCTCCACGTGCATTCCGCAGGGTGGCGATTTTATTGATATTTACGCTCAGTTTTGTCATACCGAGCAAATATAAAACCTTAGTTTTGCCTATGTATATGAAGGTAGAAAAACATTTATTGAACGACTTGAAACCACTGAATCAGAGTGAGAAAGTGGTAGATATATTAGATGCCATGGAGGAGCTTAAGTTTTCGCACCTTCCTGTGGTGGATGATGAGCGTTTGTATTTGGGAGTGATTTGTGAAGATGATCTTCTCGAAGTTTCAAATGAAGACGATACCTTGGCTAAGCACCTTCGCTTGCTAAAGGCTTACCGTATAAGTTCGGATGCTGATATGTTTGAAGCCATAAGGATAATAGGTGAAGGCAATCTCAGTTTGCTGCCGGTGGTAGACGCCAAAAATAACTATCGAGGATATATTGCTACTTCAGAGCTTTTGCAGGATGTGGGCCGTGAGTTGACATTTAAAGAGCCTGGTGGAGTACTTGTTTTAAGCATTCCTGTTCGCGATTATCAGCTTACGCAAATAGCTCAAATTGTAGAGTCAGAAGATGCTAAGGTTATTGGGTTTCACCTTTCGGAAGACACTGAGCAGGAAAAGCTTTTGGTGGCGTTAAAAATCAATCAGACAGATTTGGATAGAATCGTAAAATCGTTTCAGCGATATAATTATAATGTAGTCGAAGTTTTCCATCAAAGCCTTTTTGATGATTCTCTGGAAGATCGCTATCAGTCATTTATGAAGTACCTAAATATTTGATAAATGAAGGTTGCTGTTTTTGGAAAAGTGATCAATGCGGAAACTAAGCCGTTTATAGAAAATCTTTATCAGGAGCTTCTGAATATCGGTGCTGAAATTTGTGTGTTCCGAAAGTTGAATCAGTTCATTCAGGAGCATTGCGATATTGATATTCAGTTTGATGAATTTAACTCTCATCAAGATATTCTCGATTACAATCCTGACTTTTTAATTA from Owenweeksia hongkongensis DSM 17368 encodes the following:
- a CDS encoding pseudouridine synthase translates to MNRGKKGPGRKTNSRPDSAKKPRFSKPRKNTKPQAPAAPKPAGEGSDLIRLNKYLATAGVASRREADNLIKAGTVEVNGKVVTEMGYKVKPGDEVSFNGEMLREEKKVYLVLNKPKGFITTMDDPHARKTVMELIANAGPERLYPVGRLDRKTTGVLLFTNDGDMAATLMHPSSGARKIYQVTLDNKLTNADFSKIQSGLTLEDGPIQVDEISFIEGKGHHNVGVTLHSGRNRIVRRIFEHLGYEVVKLDRVYFAGLTKKTLNRGQWRKLSPKEVNFLRMK
- a CDS encoding YraN family protein gives rise to the protein MADHNELGARGEDEAVNFLIKKGYRIKERNWRFVKAEIDIIAENDEWIVMVEVKTRSNDAFGSPEEFVSKAKQKHLIRAANRYLELFPTNKDTRFDIISIVIEPKFLLEHIPEAFYP
- a CDS encoding S66 peptidase family protein is translated as MITPPALKSGDTIAIISTARKISREELEPAVAEITKRGFKVLFGKNLFEEENQFSGSDTQRAEDLQDCMDNPKVKAILCARGGYGTVRIIDKVDFSRFANSPKWICGYSDVTVLHNKLCNLGVESLHSTMPVNFTTNTPEALDGLFDALMGKSLAYNFESHPYNKKGVAEGKLNGGNLSMLYSQTGSNTALQTEGAILFIEDLDEYLYHIDRMMYNLKRNGYFENLAGVIVGGMSDMNDNTIPFGKTADEIIRDHFAEYDFPVCFGFPAGHVADNRSLIMGREVKLNVSENSSLYF
- a CDS encoding pyridoxine 5'-phosphate synthase, which codes for MTKLSVNINKIATLRNARGGDVPNLVQVATDCESFGAQGITIHPRPDERHIRYNDVYDLKKIVTTEYNIEGYPSEDFIKLVLDNKPTQVTLVPDGPDVLTSNAGWDTIAHAEMLKDVIATFKENDIRVSLFIECNEDYIQGAADLGADRIELYTEDYANGYSRDPENAVAPYTYAAEIANSLGLGVNAGHDLSLENLEYFAANVPGLLEVSIGHALISDALYFGLENTIQQYRRKLENASR
- a CDS encoding CBS domain-containing protein codes for the protein MYMKVEKHLLNDLKPLNQSEKVVDILDAMEELKFSHLPVVDDERLYLGVICEDDLLEVSNEDDTLAKHLRLLKAYRISSDADMFEAIRIIGEGNLSLLPVVDAKNNYRGYIATSELLQDVGRELTFKEPGGVLVLSIPVRDYQLTQIAQIVESEDAKVIGFHLSEDTEQEKLLVALKINQTDLDRIVKSFQRYNYNVVEVFHQSLFDDSLEDRYQSFMKYLNI